In the genome of Thermosphaera aggregans DSM 11486, one region contains:
- a CDS encoding ABC transporter ATP-binding protein gives MTRIRLEGITKTYGNVIAVDNVSLDINRGELFTFLGPSGCGKTTTLRIIAGFEIPDSGRLYFDNEDVTFLKPYKRNTAMVFQNYALWPHMTVFENVAHGLKIRKKQLGLTDEDIKRMVLEALELVKLSGLEDRYPLQLSGGQQQRVALARALVVQPRVLLLDEPLSNLDAKLRVEMREEIKKIQKKLGITTIYVTHDQLEALSISDRMGIMNKGRLVQVGTPQELYFKPKNIFVADFLGRSSIYHGELVSKADGLVTVRLEGVDILLEGTTPFETLPNKVAVVIRPEVIRTASAATSSRNLIKGVVDFAMFLGDKIEARIKLGALSLLAYFPNTAPVKVGEEILIHIPPENTIVIPPFPE, from the coding sequence TTGACACGGATTAGGCTCGAAGGGATTACTAAAACCTACGGAAATGTCATAGCCGTGGATAACGTGTCCCTTGACATTAATAGAGGCGAGCTATTCACCTTCCTAGGGCCTAGTGGGTGCGGTAAAACGACAACTCTGAGAATTATTGCAGGGTTCGAAATACCCGACTCCGGGAGGCTCTACTTTGACAACGAGGACGTAACGTTTCTTAAGCCATACAAGAGGAACACTGCAATGGTGTTTCAAAACTATGCTTTATGGCCCCATATGACAGTCTTTGAAAACGTTGCCCACGGCTTGAAAATAAGGAAGAAGCAACTAGGGTTAACGGACGAGGATATTAAGAGAATGGTTTTAGAGGCTCTCGAACTCGTTAAGCTCTCCGGGCTGGAGGACAGGTATCCGCTTCAACTCAGCGGGGGGCAACAGCAGAGGGTTGCCCTTGCAAGAGCACTAGTGGTTCAACCCCGTGTCCTACTTCTAGACGAGCCATTAAGCAATCTTGATGCAAAACTCCGTGTTGAGATGAGAGAAGAGATCAAGAAAATACAGAAGAAACTAGGGATTACAACCATTTATGTGACTCACGATCAGCTGGAAGCCCTAAGCATAAGCGATAGGATGGGAATCATGAACAAGGGCAGGCTCGTCCAGGTCGGCACCCCACAGGAACTTTACTTTAAACCCAAAAACATCTTTGTAGCGGACTTCCTGGGTCGGAGCAGCATTTACCATGGTGAACTCGTCTCCAAGGCTGATGGCCTAGTAACCGTGAGGCTGGAAGGTGTTGACATCTTATTAGAGGGGACCACCCCGTTTGAGACTCTCCCAAACAAAGTAGCTGTCGTGATCAGGCCAGAGGTTATCAGAACGGCTTCGGCGGCAACTTCTTCAAGAAACTTAATCAAGGGAGTAGTAGACTTTGCAATGTTCTTAGGGGATAAAATAGAGGCGAGAATTAAACTCGGCGCGTTGTCGCTCCTAGCCTACTTCCCAAACACGGCACCGGTGAAGGTTGGAGAGGAGATCCTAATCCACATACCCCCTGAGAACACTATCGTCATACCTCCATTTCCAGAATGA
- a CDS encoding ABC transporter substrate-binding protein has translation MWNKTFTFISTIFIVLMLLTSATPIVGEWPWGSEGEPYPWLNYLKSLTSDRGIVLRIITRHESSILSLTKQLFLNSPVAQELGINDIQFLYVAAESWPDYITRAKSLGTPIDIAWGGGPTLFNNIYSMGFIQELNGSIHPAHYAILYELSKIPDRIAGAETYRVDESGNIVWIGASVSSFGFTVNKDVLNRYGVPVPQKWADLASPQYARYLPDIHIVGTADPTMSTSNTRIFEIILQAKGWEEGWRILTLLAANAIIYSGSGDVRDAVIRGDIGIGTTIDFYGYMAMNTNPACEYIIPTNESIVNADPIALLKDSRYPVHAAAFIAWVLSEFGGQQVWLDREINRLPVNPRVFDTPGGQQRPDLYQALQNIQQAGGIVFNETLSTQWVDAVVNYFKATLVNAHDDLTPAWAQIANAYLQGRISKDWYEYLVWYISKPLVFTDPLTNETVTFSLEYAIKINPYMNQSSILSTLRRTWEDLSRQRYREALNLLQQALNGAPVPTITPTTTPFTETSPTETPTTTPGTTIPTAPTDTTVTTTITTSPTQQETGGGVPFSVIILVAVVAVIVAYFFLRGRKV, from the coding sequence ATGTGGAATAAGACGTTTACGTTTATAAGTACGATATTTATAGTGTTAATGCTTCTAACATCGGCGACACCTATCGTTGGCGAATGGCCGTGGGGTTCTGAAGGAGAGCCGTATCCCTGGCTCAACTATTTGAAAAGTCTTACAAGCGATAGGGGAATAGTTCTTAGAATAATAACAAGGCATGAATCTTCAATTTTATCGCTTACTAAGCAATTATTCTTAAATAGCCCAGTAGCCCAAGAGTTGGGCATTAATGATATTCAGTTCTTGTATGTTGCTGCCGAATCATGGCCTGACTACATTACCAGGGCTAAATCTCTTGGAACCCCGATCGATATAGCGTGGGGAGGAGGACCAACACTCTTTAATAACATCTACAGTATGGGTTTCATACAAGAGCTCAATGGTTCGATACATCCAGCCCACTACGCCATACTTTACGAGTTGTCGAAGATTCCCGATAGGATAGCGGGAGCCGAGACCTACCGGGTTGACGAGAGTGGCAACATAGTGTGGATAGGTGCAAGCGTAAGTAGCTTCGGATTCACCGTTAACAAGGATGTGTTGAACCGTTACGGCGTGCCTGTTCCACAAAAGTGGGCGGACCTGGCATCTCCACAGTACGCTAGATATCTTCCCGATATCCACATAGTGGGGACCGCAGATCCCACAATGAGTACTAGTAATACCAGAATATTCGAAATAATCCTTCAGGCTAAGGGATGGGAGGAAGGGTGGCGTATATTAACGCTCCTAGCAGCCAATGCAATAATATACTCAGGTAGCGGAGATGTGAGAGATGCTGTAATACGAGGCGATATAGGAATAGGAACCACTATAGACTTCTACGGTTATATGGCCATGAATACTAATCCAGCCTGCGAATATATTATACCAACTAACGAGTCCATTGTTAATGCCGATCCAATAGCGTTACTTAAGGATTCAAGGTATCCAGTTCACGCCGCAGCATTTATCGCATGGGTCCTGAGCGAGTTTGGCGGACAACAAGTATGGCTGGACAGGGAGATAAACAGGCTACCAGTAAATCCCAGAGTCTTCGATACCCCTGGTGGTCAGCAAAGACCCGATCTTTATCAAGCCCTGCAAAACATTCAACAAGCCGGTGGAATAGTTTTCAATGAAACACTCTCCACTCAGTGGGTTGATGCAGTTGTAAATTACTTTAAGGCAACCTTGGTAAACGCGCATGATGATCTAACCCCTGCGTGGGCCCAGATCGCTAACGCCTACTTGCAAGGTAGGATTTCGAAGGACTGGTATGAATACCTAGTGTGGTACATATCTAAACCACTGGTGTTCACCGACCCACTAACTAATGAAACGGTCACATTCTCACTAGAATACGCCATAAAGATAAACCCGTATATGAACCAATCATCAATCCTAAGTACTTTAAGAAGGACATGGGAGGATCTTTCTCGCCAGAGATATAGAGAGGCTTTGAATTTGCTCCAGCAGGCATTAAATGGCGCACCAGTCCCCACAATCACTCCTACCACAACACCTTTTACGGAGACCTCTCCCACTGAAACACCTACGACCACACCAGGAACTACCATACCGACGGCTCCCACAGATACGACAGTGACAACTACTATCACCACATCCCCAACACAGCAGGAAACCGGGGGAGGGGTACCATTTAGTGTTATCATTTTAGTAGCTGTAGTAGCCGTAATTGTAGCTTATTTCTTCCTTAGAGGAAGGAAAGTTTAA
- a CDS encoding ABC transporter permease: MREVKLLDVFVFGVILSLAYRAVSDLNLSQNEVIILESGLWFIGFLMGPLFLYMGFDFKKIKFSSSLSFLSILSFLYVFFVIVLYIPGIPTALGLILTPFLSLSLSGFLYERLKRRKATLEIHRGVSRGLGRRIKSAISQLDKTMWFFLVFGFTYLFLFLIIPILSVLIYAFTPPVGGEWWSNFETILRGHLRPQSPTLTYVNLNPLDKNPVRVIEPLNLIILKGVDYGSLLNSLLVSAVVTLVATILGVIVAFSLARYDFKGKMFLRILAMVPLFVTPFVNAYVIRLLWGEGGPISQLVKYFTGYTLRVEGLAGVIISQIMTFYPIVYLNAYASFLNVDPSMEEQAENLGARGLKLFLNVTLPLALPGIVAGSIIVFIFSLEDLAAPIVFNFKNLISYQIYDGIINARGVVSPEKAALGLILLFISLMGFIAIRNYVGMRSYAMISRGGRWQKREHKLGIPGMLAVYLGIFPLVVFTALPQIGVVLMSLNILQPFTRIEAGQVQGLVLQIPSSLEDVMVYMNRALTDPNILNYLKNTFLYASVSVMIAVFLAISVGYSVSRLKIKWLSNLLDSLATAPLAIPGLVVALGYYITFSFIGELNPALLGFLHPANPGFQAWIVFIIAFSVRRLPYVVRSVFAGFQQVHENLEEAAMNLGASRIKVVFGVIFPFIIGYVLSGALLGFIYMSTEVSTSITFGGMNENQAPLTYYMRQYYSGGAGVGPQVTAAMGTILILLQLVAVLIVVYVFKQRYAFIGA; this comes from the coding sequence ATGAGAGAGGTCAAGCTTTTAGACGTGTTTGTTTTCGGCGTTATTCTATCACTGGCTTATCGAGCCGTTTCTGATTTAAATCTTTCACAAAATGAAGTAATTATTTTAGAGTCTGGGTTATGGTTTATCGGCTTTCTCATGGGGCCTTTATTCCTATACATGGGTTTTGATTTCAAAAAGATCAAATTCAGTTCGTCACTGAGCTTTTTATCAATATTATCATTCCTTTATGTTTTCTTCGTCATTGTTCTATATATACCTGGAATCCCTACAGCTCTGGGGCTGATTCTGACTCCATTTCTATCTCTCTCCTTAAGTGGGTTCTTATACGAGAGGCTGAAGAGAAGGAAAGCTACATTGGAGATTCATAGAGGAGTTTCTCGGGGGTTGGGTCGGAGAATAAAGTCTGCGATATCTCAATTAGATAAGACCATGTGGTTCTTCCTGGTTTTCGGCTTTACCTATCTTTTCCTTTTCCTGATCATTCCAATACTTTCAGTGCTTATCTACGCCTTCACCCCGCCTGTCGGGGGTGAATGGTGGAGTAATTTCGAAACAATTTTAAGGGGGCATCTAAGACCCCAATCACCTACGTTAACATATGTTAACCTAAACCCTCTTGATAAAAACCCTGTACGAGTAATCGAGCCCTTGAACCTGATAATTTTAAAGGGGGTTGACTACGGATCTCTGTTGAATAGTTTATTGGTTTCAGCTGTCGTTACACTTGTGGCCACAATTCTTGGGGTAATTGTTGCGTTTTCTCTTGCCAGATACGACTTTAAAGGTAAAATGTTCCTCAGGATACTTGCAATGGTTCCATTATTCGTCACTCCGTTCGTCAACGCTTACGTGATAAGATTGCTATGGGGTGAAGGAGGCCCTATTTCACAATTAGTCAAATATTTTACAGGATACACTTTAAGAGTGGAAGGATTAGCGGGAGTTATTATCTCGCAAATAATGACGTTCTACCCTATCGTGTATCTAAACGCTTACGCGAGCTTTCTCAACGTTGACCCCTCCATGGAGGAGCAGGCCGAGAACCTTGGCGCAAGGGGTTTAAAACTATTTCTCAACGTCACACTGCCTTTAGCGTTGCCAGGGATCGTGGCTGGGTCGATAATCGTATTTATATTCAGCCTGGAGGATTTAGCTGCTCCAATAGTTTTCAACTTTAAGAATTTGATAAGTTACCAGATATATGATGGGATAATAAATGCTAGAGGAGTTGTTTCTCCCGAGAAGGCGGCGCTAGGGTTGATATTATTATTCATCTCTCTTATGGGTTTCATTGCTATCAGGAACTATGTCGGAATGAGATCATATGCTATGATAAGCAGAGGTGGTAGATGGCAGAAAAGGGAGCATAAGCTGGGTATTCCAGGCATGCTAGCAGTATATCTGGGCATTTTCCCGCTGGTGGTTTTCACAGCTCTCCCACAGATCGGCGTGGTTTTAATGTCCCTTAACATCCTACAACCTTTTACCAGAATAGAGGCTGGGCAGGTTCAGGGACTAGTGCTCCAAATACCTTCGTCTCTCGAAGATGTAATGGTATACATGAACAGGGCTTTGACAGATCCTAACATATTAAACTATTTAAAGAACACATTCCTATACGCGTCCGTCTCAGTAATGATCGCGGTCTTCTTAGCTATCAGCGTCGGATACAGCGTAAGCCGTTTAAAGATAAAATGGCTTAGCAACCTTCTCGACTCACTCGCGACGGCACCTCTCGCGATACCGGGCCTAGTGGTAGCACTGGGATATTACATTACGTTTTCATTCATAGGGGAGTTAAACCCGGCTCTTCTCGGTTTTCTCCACCCTGCTAACCCGGGCTTCCAAGCATGGATAGTATTCATCATAGCATTCAGCGTTAGGAGGCTTCCATATGTTGTGAGATCTGTGTTCGCAGGGTTCCAACAGGTTCACGAAAATCTTGAGGAAGCAGCAATGAATCTTGGAGCTTCAAGAATCAAGGTAGTGTTTGGAGTTATATTCCCATTCATCATAGGATACGTGCTGAGCGGCGCACTTCTAGGCTTCATCTACATGTCCACGGAGGTAAGCACAAGCATTACTTTCGGAGGTATGAATGAGAACCAGGCCCCATTAACATATTATATGAGACAATACTATAGCGGTGGAGCAGGGGTGGGGCCCCAGGTAACGGCTGCAATGGGGACCATCCTAATCCTGCTCCAGCTTGTCGCAGTATTAATAGTTGTCTACGTATTTAAGCAAAGATACGCATTTATAGGTGCTTAG
- a CDS encoding DUF211 domain-containing protein, with the protein MLRRLILDVLFPVRGESIVELSMHLSRVEGVEAVNITVKEVDVDTQNILVVVEGENISFEELKEVLEKHGGVIHSVDQVSAGSRVIEPPHYLIE; encoded by the coding sequence TTGTTGCGAAGGCTAATACTGGATGTTTTGTTCCCCGTTCGCGGAGAATCCATAGTGGAATTATCCATGCACCTAAGTAGAGTTGAAGGCGTTGAAGCGGTAAATATTACCGTTAAAGAAGTAGACGTCGACACTCAGAACATTCTGGTAGTGGTGGAAGGTGAAAACATTAGCTTTGAAGAGTTGAAAGAAGTGCTAGAAAAGCATGGTGGAGTAATACACAGTGTCGACCAGGTTTCAGCCGGGTCAAGAGTCATAGAACCGCCCCACTATTTAATAGAGTGA
- a CDS encoding YfcE family phosphodiesterase, whose translation MTRILILGDTHIPDRAERIPQPLVKLVESELWDYVLFTGDFTSLEVKTWVERLGKKTFAVKGNMDYLPYPTHQRIIINDHVFGVFHGHGVSPRGDVKKLAVIAESIKADVLVTGHTHLPFVKSDPSGRVLLLNPGSATGAWSGELESGPPSIMLVEAKDQLLEIKLVQILQDSLHESVFIARKRDKWIIHSE comes from the coding sequence TTGACGAGGATTCTAATCCTCGGTGATACCCATATCCCGGACAGGGCGGAGAGGATTCCACAGCCCCTCGTGAAGTTAGTGGAGAGTGAATTATGGGATTATGTCTTGTTCACAGGCGATTTTACCTCATTAGAGGTGAAGACATGGGTTGAGAGGCTGGGGAAGAAGACTTTTGCTGTTAAAGGAAATATGGATTATCTGCCCTATCCCACACACCAGAGAATTATTATAAACGACCACGTGTTCGGCGTTTTTCACGGTCATGGAGTCTCCCCTCGAGGAGACGTTAAGAAATTGGCTGTTATCGCGGAAAGTATTAAAGCTGATGTGCTAGTCACCGGGCACACGCATCTTCCTTTTGTTAAGTCGGACCCGTCGGGGAGGGTTTTGCTCCTTAACCCAGGGTCAGCAACAGGTGCTTGGAGCGGTGAGCTTGAATCAGGGCCACCAAGTATCATGCTCGTTGAAGCTAAGGATCAATTATTAGAGATTAAGCTGGTTCAAATTCTGCAAGATAGTCTTCACGAATCGGTGTTCATAGCTAGGAAAAGAGATAAATGGATCATCCATTCCGAATGA
- a CDS encoding serine/threonine protein kinase, whose amino-acid sequence MNSIIEYLDDFSKQTQIYELNGKKLVVKNYRKETGILKWLVINATNLTINIYPFAFQPFKRLERECFFFKEAPEIFSKPKIYLVDFVKLKLVREYVEGVSYSNILDDAEFRRLGNRLCRLHLEGWALGDSKVSNFVSTGGGIYIVDAEEAIQTRDVRHYAWDLIVLASTVVFFNFDKIVQQRSVLEEAVKSFIKGYVETDYDVSRQVVSAFEKPSFKALTYLLMPHPFSKIYITTWREYVAKEF is encoded by the coding sequence TTGAATAGTATTATAGAGTATCTCGATGATTTTTCCAAGCAGACTCAAATATACGAGTTAAATGGTAAAAAGCTTGTGGTGAAGAATTATAGGAAGGAAACAGGTATTCTCAAATGGCTAGTAATCAATGCTACGAATCTAACTATAAACATATATCCTTTCGCCTTTCAGCCATTCAAGAGATTGGAAAGAGAATGTTTTTTCTTCAAGGAAGCGCCTGAAATTTTCAGCAAGCCGAAAATTTACTTGGTTGATTTCGTAAAGTTGAAACTCGTAAGAGAGTATGTTGAAGGAGTCTCTTACAGCAACATACTCGATGATGCAGAGTTTCGGAGGCTGGGGAATCGCCTCTGCAGACTTCATTTAGAGGGCTGGGCGCTCGGGGACAGTAAAGTATCTAATTTTGTCTCGACGGGCGGGGGGATATACATAGTTGACGCTGAAGAAGCTATTCAGACAAGGGATGTTCGCCACTATGCTTGGGATTTAATCGTGCTGGCATCAACCGTGGTCTTTTTCAATTTTGATAAAATTGTTCAACAGAGAAGTGTATTGGAAGAAGCAGTGAAATCATTCATAAAGGGATATGTTGAGACTGATTACGATGTTTCAAGACAAGTTGTAAGCGCTTTTGAAAAGCCAAGCTTTAAAGCACTTACTTATTTGCTAATGCCTCACCCGTTCAGCAAGATTTATATTACTACTTGGAGGGAATATGTGGCGAAAGAATTTTAA